A genomic segment from Shumkonia mesophila encodes:
- a CDS encoding CDGSH iron-sulfur domain-containing protein, translated as MEPSIVAQKGPYAVDVEAGKKYAWCRCGRSAGQPYCDGSHKGTGLTPTVFTAKQSETVHLCGCKRTGDAPFCDGTHSTL; from the coding sequence ATGGAACCATCCATTGTCGCCCAAAAAGGTCCTTACGCGGTCGATGTCGAGGCCGGCAAGAAATACGCCTGGTGCCGCTGCGGACGCAGCGCCGGGCAGCCCTATTGCGACGGCTCCCACAAGGGAACCGGCCTGACGCCGACGGTCTTCACCGCGAAGCAGTCGGAAACCGTCCATCTGTGCGGCTGCAAGCGGACCGGCGACGCGCCGTTCTGCGACGGCACCCATTCGACATTGTGA
- the rnhA gene encoding ribonuclease HI — MTEPNPRAEQDNAVDIFTDGACSGNPGPGGWGAVMRWRGHEKELYGGEAMTTNNRMEMMAAIKALEALGRPVPVRLHTDSRYLRDGITGWIHAWKRNGWKTAAKKPVKNEDLWRRLDTLLVGQRVEWHWVKGHAGHVENERADELARRGIAEIAGAEAAERATTGG; from the coding sequence GTGACGGAACCGAACCCCCGCGCCGAACAGGACAACGCCGTCGACATCTTCACCGACGGCGCCTGCAGCGGCAATCCGGGACCGGGCGGCTGGGGAGCGGTGATGCGCTGGCGCGGCCACGAGAAGGAGCTCTATGGCGGCGAGGCGATGACCACCAACAACCGCATGGAAATGATGGCGGCGATCAAGGCCCTGGAGGCGCTGGGCCGGCCGGTGCCGGTGCGCCTGCACACCGACAGCCGCTATCTGCGCGACGGCATTACCGGCTGGATCCACGCCTGGAAGCGCAACGGCTGGAAGACCGCCGCCAAGAAGCCGGTCAAGAACGAAGATCTGTGGCGACGGCTGGACACGCTGTTGGTCGGCCAGCGGGTGGAATGGCACTGGGTCAAGGGCCACGCCGGCCACGTCGAGAACGAACGGGCGGACGAACTGGCCCGGCGGGGCATCGCCGAGATTGCCGGCGCCGAGGCGGCCGAACGAGCGACAACGGGAGGATGA
- a CDS encoding homoserine kinase, which yields MAVYTEVSDEDLTAFVAGYGVGEVMSCKGIAEGIENTNYLVETEGGRFILTLYERRVKRDELPFFLGLMEHLAAKGVPCPTPLGTADGQVLRELCGRPAAMVSYLDGMWPRRPTPDHCAALGQALAHLHRAGADFALHRANDLSLAGWRPLLAASLDHADTVKPGLAAELEAELAYLESHWPADLPAGVIHADLFPDNVFFRGPTLTGLIDFYFACNDFFAYDVAVCLNAWCFERDGAFNATKARRLLAAYGRVRAFTAAELAGLAVLARGSALRFLLTRLYDWVHTPKGALVTPKDPLEYLGKLRFHQAVTGPGAYGLG from the coding sequence ATGGCCGTTTACACCGAGGTTTCGGACGAGGACCTGACCGCCTTCGTCGCCGGTTACGGCGTCGGCGAGGTGATGTCGTGCAAGGGCATCGCCGAGGGCATCGAGAACACCAACTATCTGGTCGAGACCGAGGGCGGCCGCTTCATCCTGACGCTTTACGAACGGCGGGTGAAACGCGACGAACTGCCATTCTTCCTGGGGCTGATGGAGCATCTGGCAGCCAAGGGCGTGCCCTGCCCGACGCCGCTTGGCACCGCCGACGGCCAGGTGTTGCGCGAGTTGTGCGGGCGGCCGGCGGCGATGGTGTCCTACCTCGACGGCATGTGGCCGCGCCGGCCCACGCCCGATCATTGTGCCGCCCTCGGCCAGGCGCTGGCGCATCTGCATCGGGCCGGCGCCGATTTTGCGCTCCACCGGGCCAACGACTTGTCGCTGGCCGGCTGGCGGCCGCTGCTGGCGGCCTCGCTCGACCACGCCGATACCGTCAAGCCGGGACTGGCCGCCGAGCTCGAGGCGGAGCTGGCCTATTTGGAGAGCCATTGGCCGGCGGATCTGCCGGCCGGCGTCATCCACGCCGACCTTTTTCCCGACAATGTGTTCTTCCGGGGGCCCACGCTCACCGGCCTCATCGACTTCTATTTCGCCTGCAACGACTTTTTCGCCTACGACGTGGCGGTCTGCCTGAATGCCTGGTGCTTCGAGAGGGACGGCGCGTTCAACGCCACCAAGGCCAGGCGGCTGCTGGCCGCCTACGGGCGGGTGCGGGCCTTCACGGCGGCGGAACTGGCGGGCCTGGCGGTGCTGGCCCGCGGCAGCGCCTTGCGTTTCCTTTTGACCCGGCTCTACGACTGGGTGCATACCCCGAAGGGGGCCCTGGTGACGCCCAAGGACCCGCTGGAATATCTGGGCAAACTGCGCTTCCATCAGGCCGTCACCGGCCCGGGCGCCTATGGATTGGGATGA